The sequence CACTTGGTTATTGACTGTGTCCTGAAACTGGGAACTGTTAGGGCAATCCAGGAGGCCTGGTGCTCTAACAACTGTTTTATAATGACTAGCCAGGAATCACCACATCATGGGAGGGAAGAGTATTACTGTCCTGAACTGAGTATTAGCGCCCTTCTCTTTTTGGCTTCCCCCTGTGTCTGTTACGTAATAAATCTATGGGGCCATGAATTTCTCTCCCTGATGCATATTGAAGGACACCATTGTTATATGACCCTATATGATCTATGTCTACCTCATACCTTTAGAATTCAGTTCCACATAGTCAGTTATGCCTTGTCCTTTCCCATGCTCAACAAACAATTGTCTGTTTTCTTCATCCCCGTTTTTTCTGCAGGAAATTTCGAGCAATGACTTGTTCTCGAAGCAAGCAGAGCAGCTCTTCAGTATGCCCACTCTCTGTGGGCAAAATATAGCTTCATGTTCCTGAAAAGTTTTGATCTGGTCATATTGTTTAATAACGATTGGAAAATCTGTTACTGGAACACTGCCACAGATCTCTGTGAGGAGAAAAGAAGAAGAGCGGAggctaaaattatatatatacagtacagaccaaaagtttggacacaccttctcattcaaagagttttctttattttcatgactgtgaaatcatcaaaactatgaattaacacatgtggaattatatacataacaaacaagtgtgaaacaactgaaaatatgtcatattctaggttcttcaaagtagccaccttttgctttaattactgctttgcacactcttggcattgtcttgatgagcttcaagaggtagtctcctgaaatggtcttccaacagtcttgaaggagttcccagagatgcttagcacttgttggcccttttgccttcactctgcagtccagctcaccccaaaccatctcgattgggttcaggtccggtgactgtggaggccaggtcatctggcgcagcaccccatcactctccttcatggtcaaatagcccttactttcaaagttttcccaatttttcggctgactgactgaccttcatttcttaaaggaatgatggccactcgtttttctttacttagctgcttttttcttgccataatacaaattctaacagtctattcagtaggactatcagctgtgtatccacctggcttctcctcaacgccactgatggtcccaaccccatttataaggcaagaaatctcacttattaaacctgacagggcacacctgtgaagtgaaaaccatttcaggggactacctcttgaagctcatcaagagaatgccaagagtgtgcaaagcagtaatcaaagcaaaaggtggctactttgaagaacctagaatatgacatatttttagttgtttcacacttgtttgttatgtatataattccacatgtgttaattcatagttttgatgccttcagtgtgaatctacaatttcatagtcatgaaaataaagaaaactctttgaatgagaaggtgtgtccaaacttttggtctgtactgtatatatatatatatatatatatatataaaacatttaTGTTGTTATTCAAACATTCTCATAGCATTCTAATTATGAGGCAGACCTAAAATAGGTATTCTGGCCCTAGACAGTTGTGACATATACATAGCTATTTTCCTCTAGATTTCCATGGTGAAAATACCACTTAGCCTAAAGTCTTATCTATCTTTGCATATGAATATGAAGATGAATCTATTGACCACTGTTATCTGAAAAGTTGACCTCTGGAGAAGCCAATTATAGAGTTCTTCTATGAGGAGAGTGaaaagaagaacagaaaaatcccTACCACTATGTTTGTGTCTTCAGTACTGATCTAAAGATTTTGCATTATTATGTGTAAATTATATTGGTGTTGAATAGAGACAGATGTTTTGGCGTACTCGGCAGGATGTAGATTAAAGCAAccattctccctgtgtttgcagcagaaTATAATATATGGATATTTTATTGATAGATACTAGATAAATGGATATTATATAGATagattattagatagatagatagatagatagatagatagatagatagatagatagatagatagatagatattaggttATGCAGCTATTTAGAAACATCAGACCCTCCTTACCGTCATCAACATCTTCATTTTTATCCTCCACGGATGTTTTACTTACTGGTCAATAGATGAAATATAAAATATTGCATTAGATAAGAAGCATCAAGCCCCATAAACAGTTCTAGAGCAGGGTGAATAGTGAAAATAAGTGTGCGCTTACGTTCACAATTGTAAAGGGATGTTCCATGTGCAATGTTACAGCAACTCACTAGGACATGCCATCACATAATGATCAGTTTGGGTCTGACCTCTGACACCCTGGGCAGTCCTGATAATGAAGAAACCAAGGTCATTCCAACAGTTCTCCAGCACATTGGTACTCTGAGCACCCACTGGGCAGGGAATTGCAAGACAACTCCATTCAACCTCTGGAGATTGTGCAACTTGTGGTGATGGAATGTCCTAGTGATAGGATCACGTAGGGTACAACCACATGTTCAggattctgcatgcagttttggaaactaaaatcaggagtggatcttaAAAAGATAGAACCTATACAGGATAAATACAAAGTCTCTCTGAAtttacttctggttttggcttctaaaactgcatccAAAAACCTaaccatgtggccataccctttcTATGGTAGGCTTTACTTTTAGAAAAACAAGATGGGTCTTGTTCAAAAACAGCCCCACAGATGTCCACAGTTTGGGTGTGGCATTGCAGCTTACCCCAATCACTTCAATGGCACCAAACTGTAATATCAGAACACCTATGAACACATGACCCATGGACCACACTCATGGGTTTCTAATTCTGCACAACTTGTGTTTGAGCAGTttctagaagaaagcagccatggtaTTGTAATCttggatagtgatggacgaacatcgtccgggatGGTTAGCGaacgttcgcgaaccgcaagttcgcggcgggccccattcactttaatggcaggtgaacctgaaaaactttcagctcatatttgcagccagcaaacacttactagaagtacacaaatagtcccacaacatggcggagaggggaggccgccatgtactgacagagcgctaactggtcctggtggtcagggatgaggactgtgtttcccaaggatcattttctactgggaaatacagggcacagtataatacactagaatctatataatataaagatattagcccccaacgatcagatactgatactgATACTGATAccccaaaggataggtcatcggtgtaAAACTCcctgaaaaccccctttaaggaaTCTCACAGTGGAGACAATGAATCATCACTAAAGTATATTCTGAAGCTTGGTGGTAACCAGAATGACCACCATTGCAGACAACAGGGGTTGTCAACCAAATTTCCTAGGTTTAGACCTAGACAAACTAGTTGCCATGTTGACTGACACCTGATTTTTTACAAATTTCACACAATGTACTTAATGGTTCTCTTACAGTATTTTACTTTCCATCATACCCACAAAATGAAAGTTTTACCTTTACAAATAATTGGGACGAGGGGGCCATCCAAATTTCCTTTTCCATATTTGACCTGAATATCCATAGCATTGGTGCAATTAATTTCCAGAGATGAACCTCTAAAACCAGCCAAGCAGGACCCAAATATAAAAACTCTTTCTGGACAGAATGTGGGCTCTTCAAAGGAAAAGTTCTGATCATTATTGCTGAGGGTTACCGGAAAATCTAATACTCGAACAGAATTTGCACACTGGAATCCTGATAGAGGGAATATGAACAGAAATAAAATAGTGATTTACTAAATTAGAACAATTAGAACAACCAGTTTGATAAAAgcctaaaaaaaaactatctcggTCAGTGCGTTTAGAGAGAAGGGAAGAGTAGGGGAGAGAAGTTGTTTGTGGAGGAGGAGCTGCTAGGAGAGAAGATGTTGCTGAGATTGTAGTCATACTTGTGGTATGAGTCCAATCTAATGCTTGAGAGATATAGTGGTTGAAATGAACCTGTACAAGTTCAAATCTTGAAGTACATATGAAAGGTGTCTTAAAATAAAGGGATGTTATTTAGTATATCACCTATAGAGCATGTATAGATTGACAGTACCCAAGACAAGCAAAGCGAAGAGGAATAGCCACCCAAATATGTTCTATTGGAGAATACCTAGATAGTGGATCTAGCAAAGTCATTGTAAAGATGACCACACTAGAACATCAGGTAGTATTCTACttgcacacatacacctaccagaGTGAACCAGATGGCACTGGCAAAACAAGCAGAGGGCAATAAGGGGAAGGCCTGTAAATAAAGGATACTCTTTAGTAACCATGGCTGTAACCGATTAGGTCTTCATCAAGAACTGAGGTCACTCATTAAACACTCTAGCCACTGCACATATCAATGCATAGTAAAATCCTCCACCTTAACACTACCGATGGCTACTGAAGACAGAAGCTTATTGGCCTGGCTATAATGGTCAGCAGTAATGTGCCCAGGTGTTAGAtgacaaagagggggggggggggggggtgacatgaaGTCATTCTGTCTTGACCAGGGCATTTAACTACAGGACTAGGACACTGAATGAAATAGTTTCCTTGGGTGACGAAAAACCTAGCTACAAATTTAggtaagcaataaaaaaaatgggagcATATAGAACTTGGATCAAAAAGCAGAATTTTTCAGATGACTTACAATTTCCAGTAAATGTTTTAGGCAACTTCAGGCGGTATTTTCCAGACAAAATACCTAAAGTAAAGAAATATCAATTAGATGAACAAGCAAAATTCTGTGTAAGAAGAGAGGTAGTGGTAAAAGACTCATACATGCATATGATTTACAGTGTTGGGGTACCTTTTGAATGGGGTATCAGGAAGCGATCCATAGCTCATGCCATAAGTTCGCCAAATACAGGGTCTAACTGTCCAAGAGGCAAAAAAAGGGCAATTGTCTCAGAGCTCCAACTGTTTAGTTGTCTCCATTGTCCCAATTTTAACATAGGAGGGATCCACAGGCATCTAGATTCAGGGGTTCCTATAACTACAAAGGAACAAATCCAATGAACTGCACCTCTATCACCCAAAACCCTCTCCTGGCCCATATTTAACTCTAATAGGGACATACTGTTGAGCAGATAGAGAGGAGGACAACTTTGAAGTGATGGAGGAGAATGTGGGGTAAATTCAGCCATAGATAAGTTGGACATCATATGCCATTTGTTATTATTTGGCGCTATATGATGCTATAGAGATGGGCACTGGATTCTAGAATTGTGGTATATGGTGGTTGATGGGTTGGGGGCTGGAGGCTTTACATGGGCATCCATAGACATTTATGAATAAAGGTGTTAACCCTCTCAAGAATGTCTTCAACGTCCTCCAAGTTTTATCTACATTGACTTCTACACATTTTTTTAACATTAATTTGGCATCATAAACTTGCCAGGTTTAGTACGTCGCCCCTTGATGACTACCACTGCCTTTATCTTCTTTCTTTTACGTTTCCTCTGCCTTTTCTTCTTCTCCATTTTTTGAGCCGGTAGAGGAATGGGTGATTCTGTGGCAGTTTCTGGAGTTGGAGACTTCTCTTCCGAATCCTGGTCAATCTTGCAAGGTTGATGGAACTTTTTGCTTGTTTTGTCTATGgaaaatctgaagaaaaaaaacacattccAAACAGATTTATTGTTGTCTACATTATGTTTTTGGAAGAGGTCACCACCCCCTTATTGGATTTCATCAGTGTGAACGATTAAGCCAAGTATTTAATACTGACCCCCGATGCTACTCACTAGTAGTGATGATCCAATCTGTATATGTTCCATTAATTCTACGCCTCGTTTTTTTCTCCTGCACATGTATTGTCTTAGTCCCAGTTTCTTATGTTATGTTTCAACCAAGATCAAGATGATATGATACTCACAGCTCACCTAGGTTCAGTCAACAACTTACTTTCTCATAGAAACTTCTTTTTGATGGATGGGTCCCTAGATAATAAACTGATTCTGGGGAATCCCTGTGATCAACTGAAGTTAGGCAACCTAGCAGCATGTGTTCAAGGTGTAGACAGCCCTTAGAACATTATAGTGGACTTCATATGTTTAGGTAGTCTCTGACTTTTCTctcacttacccctcctcctcgaTAGGTGTGCCATAGGCAATCAAATTGCTGTCTACAGGAGTTCTGTTGAGAAAAATTAATAGATGTAAGTACTgtatacagatgtgtccttccttacaGTTTCTGTTGGCTTGAGAGCTTCTCAAGACGAATGGCTTGAATTCTCCAGCTTGAAAAATACAACTTTAGCATTACTCTGTTTTAGAGTAGCAGAAAATTTTTCTGGACATCTAATTTCTGGATATCTTGGACCAAGAGGAAAAGTAATGAATGACACATCTGTATGTACATGGTGGCATGGCTCCATATACAGCAATAGCCATTGTGACAATACCCTGAACCCCACCTACCATCACCCTCAAAGTAGAATATCAAAGTGGTTTCCGACCCTCGAAGCTGTTTTTCTTCTGCCCTCGAAAGTGCTTAGCTTCAAGATAAAAAAGTCACTTACCTGTTCACCAGTGCTCCATTATAGCACTGAAGGTCCTCTCTTTGTTGCTTCTGGTGACCTAAAGACCAGAAGTGTAGCATCCCATCCATCATCAcctctgcagccattcactgacgTGAAGTGTATTTAAGAGACACAAAacctctgaggccagtgaatAGACGCAGCAGTGCACATGATGACATCAGGGTGTAAACCTCTAGTCCACAGGGGACCAGAAGCATTGGAGATTGGACCCTCGGCGCTGGAATagagcatcggtgaacagatAAGTGGCTTTGTTTCTTTATGCTAAGCACATTGGGGAGCACATGTTAAACTGCTTTGTTGGTTGGACAACCACTTTTAAAAGGATATTACCAATTGGAACATTTATGGCAAATTGATAGAATATATCATAAGTCTCCCATAGGTGCAGGACAGGTCCCACTTCTGGAGAATGGAGCCCTGAAGCGAATGGAGAGGAAACTGCCACTGTCCATTCGCTTCTATGCACTTCAAAAATTAGCCGAGCCCCTGGGATCTGCTTCTATGTAAAAAATAGGGCCTTAAGTGAATGCACAGTAAGGTGCACATGTGTGGTGTGGTGGTAGCCTGTTTTTAAGATAGGAGCGCGTGCCAGAGGTGGACAtttatggaacaaccccttttaatgagCAGCATGTGTGGGTGAAGGTGGGGGAAAGGTGTTATATGAAATTTTT is a genomic window of Bufo bufo chromosome 1, aBufBuf1.1, whole genome shotgun sequence containing:
- the LOC120993445 gene encoding uncharacterized protein LOC120993445, with amino-acid sequence MAVIPDDSPAHEKTTPVDSNLIAYGTPIEEEGFSIDKTSKKFHQPCKIDQDSEEKSPTPETATESPIPLPAQKMEKKKRQRKRKRKKIKAVVVIKGRRTKPGILSGKYRLKLPKTFTGNCLPLIALCLFCQCHLVHSGFQCANSVRVLDFPVTLSNNDQNFSFEEPTFCPERVFIFGSCLAGFRGSSLEINCTNAMDIQVKYGKGNLDGPLVPIICKVSKTSVEDKNEDVDDEICGSVPVTDFPIVIKQYDQIKTFQEHEAIFCPQRVGILKSCSACFENKSLLEISCRKNGDEENRQLFVEHGKGQGITDYVELNSKECKKNKTGVRERQSDRSDAKASAEKSEGSEGISRIDGGLLVICIMALPAILGFL